Proteins from one Streptosporangium becharense genomic window:
- a CDS encoding ferredoxin, translated as MRVEVNPDSCCGSGVCVVSAPEVFGEDEDGLVRLIDPEPAGDLHAQVRQAADRCPTESIRLLEKDPEPEP; from the coding sequence GTGCGCGTCGAGGTGAACCCCGACAGCTGCTGCGGCAGCGGCGTCTGCGTCGTCTCCGCACCCGAGGTCTTCGGCGAGGACGAGGACGGGCTCGTCCGGCTGATCGACCCCGAACCCGCCGGCGACCTGCACGCCCAGGTCCGCCAGGCCGCCGACCGCTGCCCGACGGAGAGCATCCGCCTGCTGGAGAAGGATCCGGAGCCCGAGCCGTGA
- a CDS encoding SDR family NAD(P)-dependent oxidoreductase, whose amino-acid sequence MRLDGRVAIVTGGTRGIGLRIAGSFLAEGARVMCAAREAAPVAELADVYGEAVAFHPADVRDAGSVRAMVEATAERFGGVDVLVANAGISRPAPTAVMPAQQWAEVVDTNLTGVFNCVQAALPYLEKSGSGRIVAVSSALSTRPVYAGASYCATKAAVDMLVRVWALEFAEKGITVNALSPGFIEEGMGRALRENTALWEQFGTKISMGRMGTGAEVAAAAVFLAGDEGSYVNGHIMEVNGGLRW is encoded by the coding sequence ATGCGACTCGACGGACGCGTGGCGATCGTCACCGGAGGGACCAGGGGCATCGGGCTGCGCATCGCCGGGTCCTTCCTGGCGGAGGGGGCCCGGGTGATGTGCGCGGCGCGCGAGGCGGCCCCGGTGGCCGAGCTGGCCGACGTGTACGGGGAGGCGGTGGCGTTCCACCCGGCGGACGTGCGTGACGCCGGTTCGGTCCGCGCGATGGTGGAGGCCACCGCGGAGCGGTTCGGCGGGGTGGACGTGCTCGTGGCCAACGCCGGGATCAGCCGCCCCGCGCCGACCGCGGTCATGCCGGCGCAGCAGTGGGCGGAGGTCGTCGACACCAACCTGACCGGGGTCTTCAACTGCGTGCAAGCGGCCCTGCCGTACCTGGAGAAGAGCGGCTCCGGCCGGATCGTCGCGGTCTCCTCCGCGCTGAGCACCCGCCCGGTGTATGCCGGCGCGAGCTACTGCGCCACGAAGGCGGCGGTGGACATGCTCGTCCGGGTCTGGGCGTTGGAGTTCGCCGAGAAGGGCATCACGGTCAACGCGCTGTCCCCCGGCTTCATCGAGGAGGGGATGGGCCGGGCGTTGCGCGAGAACACCGCGCTGTGGGAGCAGTTCGGCACCAAGATCTCGATGGGACGCATGGGCACCGGCGCGGAGGTCGCCGCCGCGGCGGTCTTCCTGGCCGGCGACGAGGGCTCCTACGTCAACGGGCACATCATGGAGGTCAACGGCGGCCTGCGCTGGTAG
- a CDS encoding phosphotransferase family protein, translating to MPVPQQRDPQLTRRRLTTWLADRLPDAADLRLTELTIPPSRGFANETLIVRARTATRDHHLVVRVEPAAHRVYPRGSLDAEYRLMRGLAATGTVPVPAVHFHEPDASVLGAPFLVMSFVPGDVPGDLPSYHSAGWLAELEPRRRAEPWRAALAALAAVHRLRPGDLGLGFLDRPAFGPTGTAQELGYYAAHLDFFGCADEPVPLAALEWLKANRPAGEAAPGLLWGDARLGNIVFRDLRPVALLDWEMAALGPAEIDLGWFLWMDRFLSEGIGVPRLAGLPGRAETVAEFGRLLGRPVRDPHYYEVLAGFRFALITARVQRLLDTSGTLPPGVTVPLHANAVRLLAAVTGTGEPAATRVKSGSTSP from the coding sequence ATGCCCGTGCCCCAGCAACGCGATCCCCAGCTCACCCGGCGCCGCCTGACCACCTGGCTCGCCGACCGGCTCCCCGACGCCGCTGACCTGCGCCTGACCGAGCTGACGATCCCGCCGTCACGGGGCTTCGCCAACGAGACGCTCATCGTGCGCGCGCGGACCGCCACCCGGGACCACCACCTGGTGGTCCGGGTCGAGCCGGCCGCGCACCGCGTCTACCCGCGCGGCAGCCTCGACGCCGAATACCGGCTGATGCGCGGCCTGGCCGCGACCGGCACGGTGCCGGTGCCCGCCGTCCACTTCCACGAACCCGACGCCTCCGTGCTGGGCGCCCCCTTCCTGGTCATGTCGTTCGTCCCCGGGGACGTGCCGGGCGACCTGCCCTCCTATCACTCGGCCGGTTGGCTGGCCGAGCTGGAACCGCGGCGCCGGGCGGAACCGTGGCGTGCCGCGCTGGCCGCCCTCGCCGCCGTCCACCGCCTGCGGCCCGGCGACCTCGGCCTGGGCTTCCTCGACCGGCCCGCCTTCGGCCCCACCGGCACCGCGCAGGAGCTCGGCTACTACGCGGCCCACCTCGACTTCTTCGGCTGCGCCGACGAGCCCGTCCCGCTCGCCGCGCTGGAGTGGCTGAAGGCGAACCGGCCGGCCGGGGAGGCGGCACCCGGCCTGCTGTGGGGCGACGCCCGGCTCGGCAACATCGTCTTCCGCGACCTGAGACCGGTCGCCCTGCTCGACTGGGAGATGGCGGCGCTCGGCCCGGCGGAGATCGACCTGGGTTGGTTCCTGTGGATGGACCGGTTCCTGAGTGAGGGGATCGGCGTCCCGCGCCTGGCGGGCCTGCCCGGCCGCGCCGAGACCGTCGCCGAGTTCGGGCGTCTGCTCGGGCGTCCCGTGCGGGACCCGCACTACTACGAGGTGCTCGCGGGCTTCCGGTTCGCCCTGATCACCGCGCGGGTGCAGCGGTTGCTGGACACCTCCGGCACGCTGCCCCCCGGCGTCACCGTGCCCCTGCACGCCAACGCCGTCCGGCTGCTGGCGGCCGTGACGGGAACGGGTGAGCCCGCCGCGACGCGGGTCAAGTCCGGCTCGACCTCGCCTTGA
- a CDS encoding winged helix DNA-binding domain-containing protein, whose protein sequence is MKITWDNVLAWRMRRQMLEEPETDDAVAIVSRLCGVQAQVASSAQTAVGVRQRKPRRQSVKDALEDKKLVKTWAMRGTLHLLPVEEAAAYLSLLASTRSWEKGSWQRNFVTLDRLEAIGEAVHHVLDGKVLSREELTAKVIEKTGDENIAEHMSSGWGAVLKPLAFQGVLCHGPADGGRVTFTRPDTYLPKWPGMPEPAEAAAVAIPAYLGAYGPAPIEAFDQWLYRGALRKADLRSWVADLGDRLTKVEIEGQAAYARTEDLDDLASATPSTSVRLLPAFDQYVLGPGTKDTAIIPSARRGEISKAAGWISPVVVSGGRVCGTWNAEDGALSVTVWKECDVPRKQLQAEADRLGSVLGTDLTMRVQTG, encoded by the coding sequence GTGAAGATCACCTGGGACAACGTCCTCGCCTGGCGGATGCGCCGGCAGATGCTGGAGGAACCGGAGACCGACGACGCCGTGGCGATCGTGAGCCGGCTGTGCGGAGTGCAGGCGCAGGTCGCCTCCTCGGCGCAGACGGCGGTCGGCGTCCGGCAGCGTAAACCGCGCCGCCAGAGCGTCAAGGACGCCCTGGAAGACAAGAAGCTGGTCAAGACCTGGGCGATGCGCGGCACCCTGCACCTGCTCCCCGTCGAGGAGGCCGCCGCCTACCTGAGCCTGCTGGCCTCGACCCGCAGCTGGGAGAAGGGTTCCTGGCAGCGCAACTTCGTCACCCTCGACCGGCTGGAGGCCATCGGCGAGGCCGTCCATCACGTCCTGGACGGCAAGGTGCTCAGCCGCGAGGAACTGACCGCGAAGGTGATCGAGAAGACGGGCGACGAGAACATCGCCGAGCACATGAGCTCCGGCTGGGGCGCGGTGCTCAAGCCCCTGGCGTTCCAGGGGGTGCTGTGCCACGGTCCGGCCGACGGCGGCCGGGTGACCTTCACCCGGCCCGACACCTACCTGCCCAAGTGGCCGGGCATGCCGGAGCCCGCGGAGGCCGCGGCGGTCGCGATCCCCGCCTACCTCGGGGCCTACGGGCCCGCGCCGATCGAGGCGTTCGACCAGTGGCTGTACCGCGGCGCCCTGCGCAAGGCCGACCTGCGTTCCTGGGTCGCCGACCTGGGCGACCGGCTCACCAAGGTCGAGATCGAGGGGCAGGCGGCCTACGCGCGCACCGAGGACCTCGACGACCTGGCCTCGGCCACCCCCTCCACCTCGGTGCGCCTGCTCCCGGCCTTCGACCAGTACGTCCTGGGGCCGGGCACCAAGGACACCGCGATCATCCCCTCCGCCCGGCGCGGGGAGATCAGCAAGGCCGCCGGATGGATCTCACCCGTCGTGGTGAGCGGGGGCCGGGTCTGCGGTACCTGGAACGCCGAGGACGGCGCGCTGTCGGTCACCGTCTGGAAGGAGTGCGACGTCCCCCGCAAACAGCTCCAGGCCGAGGCCGACCGGCTCGGGAGCGTGCTCGGGACCGATCTCACCATGCGCGTGCAGACCGGCTGA
- a CDS encoding cytochrome P450, which translates to MSTTGAATAPAYPFTHRETVLHAPSALTECRREPAMRVTLPSGDVVWLVTRYQDVRVLLSDERLSRNRDQPDAPRITKDNSMFQDPNVSLDPPDHPRMRRLVAKAFTAARVERMRPHTQELVDRLLDDTAAAGPPADLHRTLTFPLAITTLCELLGVPVEDQKDFRHWTDAFLSVSKYTPEEIGRCRGELFAYIERLVEAKTNEPGGDLISALIAARDEDSNRLSHYELLYWAQGLLMGGYETTASHLGAAIVTLLANPGLLARVRDDLSLVPQALEEMLRLQVLFSSMAALRYAKEEIEVGGMTIPRGAGVVLAMESANRDETVFPDPETLDIDRPSHLHLAFSAGPHHCAGSALARMEMQTAITSLLRRFPTLKLAVDPLELRRAEGGLVEGFLEVPVTW; encoded by the coding sequence ATGAGCACCACCGGAGCCGCCACGGCCCCCGCCTACCCCTTCACCCACCGCGAGACCGTCCTGCACGCACCCAGCGCGCTCACCGAGTGCCGCCGGGAGCCCGCCATGCGGGTGACGCTGCCCAGCGGCGACGTCGTGTGGCTGGTCACCCGCTACCAGGACGTCCGCGTCCTGCTCTCCGACGAGCGGCTGAGCAGGAACCGCGACCAGCCGGACGCACCGCGCATCACCAAGGACAACTCGATGTTCCAGGACCCGAACGTGAGCCTGGACCCGCCGGATCACCCGCGCATGCGCAGGCTGGTCGCCAAGGCGTTCACCGCCGCCCGCGTCGAGCGCATGCGTCCGCACACCCAGGAGCTCGTCGACCGGCTGCTCGACGACACCGCCGCCGCGGGCCCGCCCGCCGACCTGCACCGGACGCTGACGTTCCCGCTCGCCATCACGACCCTGTGCGAGCTGCTGGGTGTGCCGGTGGAGGACCAGAAGGACTTCCGGCACTGGACCGACGCCTTCCTGTCCGTCAGCAAGTACACCCCCGAGGAGATCGGCCGCTGCCGCGGCGAGCTGTTCGCCTACATCGAGCGCCTGGTAGAGGCCAAGACGAACGAGCCCGGCGGGGACCTGATCAGCGCGCTCATCGCGGCCCGGGACGAGGACAGCAACCGGCTCAGCCACTACGAGCTGCTGTACTGGGCACAGGGGCTGCTGATGGGCGGGTACGAGACGACCGCCAGCCACCTCGGCGCGGCGATCGTCACGCTCCTGGCCAACCCCGGCCTGCTGGCCAGGGTCCGCGACGACCTGTCGCTGGTCCCGCAGGCGCTGGAGGAGATGCTCCGCCTGCAGGTGCTGTTCTCCTCCATGGCGGCGCTGCGCTACGCCAAGGAGGAGATTGAGGTCGGCGGGATGACCATCCCCCGGGGGGCGGGCGTCGTGCTGGCGATGGAGTCCGCCAACCGCGACGAGACGGTCTTCCCCGACCCCGAGACCCTCGACATCGACCGTCCCAGCCACCTGCACCTGGCCTTCAGCGCCGGACCCCACCACTGCGCGGGCTCGGCGCTCGCCCGGATGGAGATGCAGACGGCGATCACCTCGCTGCTGCGCAGGTTCCCCACGCTGAAGCTGGCGGTGGACCCGCTGGAGCTGCGCCGGGCCGAGGGCGGCCTGGTCGAGGGCTTCCTCGAGGTCCCGGTGACCTGGTGA
- a CDS encoding LLM class flavin-dependent oxidoreductase produces MKFGVLFFPTVGPQEKSAADYYDEALRLAVLADELGFHHLKIVEHYFFDFGGYSPDPVTFLAAAAARTSRIRLCTGAVIPAFTHPVKLAGKLAMLDGISGGRLDVGFGRAFLPDEFAAFEIPIDESRARYEEGVEACRRLWAEEDVVWEGDFYRFGPVTLLPRPVQQPHPPVFSAVTASPESVEAAARAGRNLQIIAAVSPKEKVQEMLDLYRKTRASAGHDPDTARVELSYSLFLDEDGDEARRGGRHAEQKYGEKIAEAVKSWKTTTSTAYPGYEKLAEAALRQGATFDERVAANRLLAGTPEEVRAQIDTLASWYGDDVDISLTVHSGHLPYETSARALRLFAERVTPGPAPLSR; encoded by the coding sequence GTGAAATTCGGCGTGCTTTTCTTCCCGACGGTGGGCCCGCAGGAGAAGTCCGCGGCCGACTACTACGACGAGGCACTGCGGCTGGCCGTGCTGGCCGACGAGCTGGGCTTCCACCACTTGAAGATCGTTGAGCACTACTTCTTCGACTTCGGTGGTTACAGCCCCGACCCGGTGACGTTCCTGGCGGCCGCCGCCGCGAGGACCAGCCGGATCCGCCTGTGCACCGGGGCGGTCATCCCCGCGTTCACCCATCCCGTGAAGCTCGCGGGCAAGCTGGCCATGCTCGACGGCATCTCGGGCGGCCGGCTCGACGTGGGCTTCGGCCGGGCGTTCCTGCCCGACGAGTTCGCCGCGTTCGAGATCCCGATCGACGAGAGCCGCGCCCGCTACGAGGAGGGCGTGGAGGCGTGCCGCCGCCTGTGGGCGGAGGAGGACGTCGTCTGGGAGGGTGACTTCTACCGGTTCGGCCCGGTGACGCTGCTGCCCCGTCCGGTCCAGCAGCCGCACCCGCCGGTCTTCTCGGCCGTCACCGCCAGCCCCGAGTCCGTGGAGGCCGCAGCCCGCGCCGGCCGCAACCTCCAGATCATCGCCGCGGTCTCCCCGAAGGAGAAGGTCCAGGAGATGCTGGACCTGTACCGCAAGACGCGCGCGAGCGCCGGCCATGACCCCGACACCGCCCGCGTCGAGCTCAGCTACAGCCTCTTCCTGGACGAGGACGGCGACGAGGCCCGCCGCGGCGGGCGCCACGCCGAACAGAAGTACGGCGAGAAGATCGCCGAGGCGGTGAAGTCCTGGAAGACCACGACCAGCACCGCCTACCCCGGCTATGAGAAACTGGCCGAGGCGGCGCTCAGGCAGGGGGCGACCTTCGACGAGCGGGTCGCCGCCAACCGTCTCCTCGCGGGAACACCCGAGGAGGTGCGAGCGCAGATCGACACCCTCGCCTCCTGGTACGGCGACGACGTCGACATCAGCCTCACCGTCCACTCCGGCCACCTGCCCTACGAGACCAGCGCACGGGCCCTGCGGCTGTTCGCCGAGCGGGTCACACCCGGTCCGGCGCCGCTGTCCCGCTGA
- a CDS encoding TetR/AcrR family transcriptional regulator — translation MEHQATAIPQPPWRKTRVRAPLRQPLTLEAIVEAGLSVLDAEGLEALSMRKVAQVLGTGAASLYAHVANKDELIELIYERVISEVPVPEPDPARWREQLRELALDCARVLMAHADIAAAGLANVPTGPGTLRLSEGMLAIMLAGGLPVRIASLGMDRLLLYISGATYESSLFLAQQRASGKDVPEFARDFFGQIRDYYASLPPDRFPILTAHAAELIAGDGQARYEFGLDLIIEGLARHAPHPSEEIT, via the coding sequence ATGGAGCACCAGGCGACAGCCATACCTCAGCCGCCCTGGCGAAAAACCCGGGTTCGCGCGCCGCTCAGGCAGCCGCTGACCCTGGAGGCGATCGTGGAGGCCGGCCTGTCCGTCCTCGACGCCGAGGGCCTGGAGGCGCTCAGCATGCGCAAGGTCGCGCAGGTCCTCGGGACGGGGGCGGCCTCCCTCTACGCCCACGTGGCCAACAAGGACGAACTGATCGAGCTGATCTACGAGCGCGTGATCAGCGAGGTCCCGGTCCCCGAGCCCGATCCGGCCCGCTGGCGCGAGCAGCTCCGCGAACTGGCGCTCGACTGCGCGCGGGTGCTGATGGCGCACGCCGACATCGCCGCCGCGGGCCTGGCCAACGTGCCGACCGGCCCCGGCACGCTACGGCTCTCCGAGGGCATGCTCGCGATCATGCTGGCCGGCGGCCTGCCGGTCCGGATCGCCTCCCTGGGCATGGACCGCCTGCTGCTCTACATCTCCGGCGCCACGTACGAGTCGTCGCTCTTCCTCGCCCAGCAACGGGCCAGCGGCAAGGACGTGCCGGAGTTCGCACGCGACTTCTTCGGGCAGATCCGCGACTACTACGCGAGCCTTCCGCCCGATCGCTTCCCGATCCTGACCGCCCACGCCGCCGAACTGATCGCCGGCGACGGACAGGCCCGCTACGAGTTCGGCCTGGATCTGATCATCGAGGGGCTCGCCCGCCACGCCCCGCACCCGAGTGAGGAGATCACGTGA
- a CDS encoding MFS transporter, protein MSATRHWWMLAAIAIAQLTVVLEMNVMPIALPSVQEELGVPDAEKHWVISAYTLAFAGLYPLAVRVAGLRGRRRTFAVGMTGFTVASVVAGTAATAGTLLAARAIQGGFGAFLLAPANLAFIGGAFADPRVRARGIAVFTAVAGGGGVAGVVVAGLLTEYLSWRWCLFVVVPLAIFSVTVAWYAFGRDVPAEGRRHYDLPGTLLLLLGLGALVAGVGAFATAGPGLAVAVLTVAALLLAGFALTERASPAPVLPPRIVLDRNRAGVYLAVFSANIGTFGAYLLLSSLMQDVRGYSPLQAGLAFLPLSVAVLAGTAVAGRLLPGLRPRVLLGGGLALAGLGVGWPALAGLDGGYAVTILPGVLLMGLGVSWIMVPANVTIMQGLDPRDAGVATPMVNASTQLGGVVGAPLLTVVAAVAAASGSGDGGVAVAAAAGGALILLAAAVVFVLVDRGRLAMGPPPPPAAPAAPPADNLVTPGDRP, encoded by the coding sequence ATGTCCGCAACCCGGCACTGGTGGATGCTGGCGGCCATCGCCATCGCCCAGCTCACGGTCGTCCTCGAGATGAACGTCATGCCGATCGCGCTGCCCTCCGTCCAGGAGGAGCTCGGTGTCCCGGACGCCGAGAAGCACTGGGTGATCAGCGCGTACACCCTCGCCTTCGCCGGCCTGTACCCGCTGGCGGTGCGCGTGGCCGGCCTGCGCGGCAGGCGCCGCACCTTCGCCGTCGGCATGACCGGCTTCACCGTCGCCTCCGTCGTGGCGGGGACGGCCGCGACGGCCGGGACGCTGCTCGCCGCCCGCGCGATCCAGGGGGGCTTCGGCGCGTTCCTGCTGGCCCCGGCCAACCTCGCCTTCATCGGCGGCGCGTTCGCCGACCCGCGCGTACGGGCCCGGGGCATCGCCGTCTTCACCGCCGTGGCCGGCGGGGGAGGGGTGGCCGGCGTCGTCGTGGCGGGCCTGCTGACCGAGTACCTGAGCTGGCGCTGGTGCCTGTTCGTCGTCGTCCCCCTGGCGATCTTCTCCGTCACCGTCGCCTGGTACGCCTTCGGGCGGGACGTCCCCGCCGAGGGCCGCCGCCACTACGACCTGCCCGGAACGCTCCTGCTCCTCCTCGGCCTCGGCGCGCTCGTCGCGGGCGTCGGCGCCTTCGCCACGGCCGGGCCGGGGCTCGCCGTCGCGGTGCTGACGGTGGCGGCGCTGCTGCTGGCCGGGTTCGCCCTGACCGAGCGGGCCTCGCCGGCGCCGGTGCTGCCGCCCCGCATCGTGCTCGACCGCAACCGGGCCGGCGTCTACCTGGCGGTCTTCTCCGCGAACATCGGCACCTTCGGCGCCTACCTGCTGCTCAGCTCCCTCATGCAGGACGTGCGCGGATACTCCCCGCTCCAGGCGGGCCTGGCCTTCCTCCCGCTGAGCGTCGCGGTGCTTGCGGGCACCGCGGTGGCCGGCCGCCTGCTGCCCGGCCTCCGGCCGCGGGTCCTGCTGGGCGGCGGGCTGGCACTGGCCGGCCTCGGTGTGGGCTGGCCGGCGCTGGCCGGCCTCGACGGGGGGTACGCCGTGACGATCCTGCCCGGCGTGCTGCTGATGGGCCTGGGCGTCTCCTGGATCATGGTGCCCGCCAACGTCACCATCATGCAGGGCCTGGACCCCCGCGACGCCGGGGTGGCCACCCCCATGGTCAACGCCTCCACCCAGCTCGGCGGTGTGGTCGGGGCGCCGCTGCTGACCGTGGTCGCCGCGGTCGCCGCCGCCTCCGGAAGCGGGGACGGCGGCGTCGCGGTCGCCGCCGCGGCGGGCGGCGCGCTGATCCTCCTGGCCGCGGCCGTGGTCTTCGTCCTCGTCGACCGGGGACGCCTGGCCATGGGTCCCCCACCGCCTCCCGCGGCACCCGCGGCTCCCCCCGCAGACAACCTCGTCACCCCTGGAGATCGCCCATGA
- a CDS encoding LLM class flavin-dependent oxidoreductase, with the protein MQFGISIFPTIGPEDKSGRDHFRDALELARLADELGLHHVKTVEHYFFRYGGYSPDPVTFLAAAAARTRRIRLVTGAVIPAFTHPVKLAGQLAMLDNLCRGRLDVGFGRAFLPDEFAAFEISMDDSHSRFREGVEACRRLWSEQDVVWEGGHHRFGPVTLLPRPFQDPHPGILIATSITPESCAAAGRAGYGLMMVPSINKREKTQEMLALYRRARAEAGHDPETGEVHMSYNCYLAEDGAEARRKGRAYSEVTNRVMTDAVAAWGRTGSADYPGYERVLEKVRGSDFDRSLGENKVLVGSPDEVVEKVRVIREWFGDVTLSLQVISGNVPHEESARTVRLFAEHVMPRFTESVPAGTLSA; encoded by the coding sequence GTGCAGTTCGGCATCAGCATCTTCCCCACCATCGGACCCGAGGACAAGAGCGGCCGGGACCACTTCCGCGACGCGCTGGAGCTCGCCCGGCTCGCCGACGAGCTCGGCCTCCACCACGTCAAAACGGTGGAGCACTACTTCTTCCGCTACGGCGGCTACAGCCCCGACCCGGTGACGTTCCTGGCCGCCGCCGCGGCCCGCACCCGCCGGATCCGCCTCGTCACGGGCGCCGTCATCCCGGCCTTCACCCACCCGGTCAAGCTCGCCGGGCAGCTCGCCATGCTCGACAACCTCTGCCGCGGCCGGCTCGACGTCGGCTTCGGCCGGGCCTTCCTGCCGGACGAGTTCGCCGCCTTCGAGATCTCCATGGACGACAGCCACAGCCGCTTCCGGGAGGGCGTGGAGGCGTGCCGCCGCCTGTGGTCGGAGCAGGACGTCGTCTGGGAGGGCGGCCACCACCGGTTCGGGCCGGTCACCCTGCTGCCCAGGCCGTTCCAGGACCCGCACCCGGGAATCCTGATCGCCACGTCGATCACCCCCGAGTCGTGCGCGGCGGCCGGCCGCGCCGGGTACGGCCTGATGATGGTGCCCTCGATCAACAAACGGGAGAAGACCCAGGAGATGCTGGCCCTGTACCGCAGGGCCCGCGCCGAGGCGGGGCACGACCCGGAGACCGGGGAGGTGCACATGAGCTACAACTGCTACCTCGCCGAGGACGGGGCGGAGGCCCGCCGGAAGGGACGCGCCTACTCCGAGGTCACCAACCGGGTGATGACGGACGCGGTCGCGGCGTGGGGACGCACCGGCAGCGCCGACTACCCCGGGTACGAGCGCGTGCTGGAGAAGGTGCGCGGCTCCGACTTCGACCGGTCCCTCGGGGAGAACAAGGTGCTCGTCGGCTCACCCGATGAGGTGGTGGAGAAGGTGCGCGTCATCCGGGAGTGGTTCGGCGACGTCACGCTCAGCCTCCAGGTCATCTCCGGGAACGTGCCGCACGAGGAGTCGGCGCGGACGGTGCGCCTGTTCGCCGAGCATGTGATGCCCCGCTTCACCGAGAGCGTGCCGGCCGGGACGCTCTCCGCCTGA
- a CDS encoding NADP-dependent oxidoreductase, with protein MVNTQVRLAARPVGLPGDGDWTVTEERLPALETGQVLVRTLYVSIDPAMRGWMRGTPSYLPPLGLGDVMRAWTIGMVEDSRNTLFAEGEIVTGMLGVQRYAVTDGRGVTKIDPAEGPVSAHLGVLGVPGLSAYIGMLDIGRPREGETVVVSAAAGAVGNVAGQLARIHGCRVIGVVGGQEKCRHVVEDLGFDAAVDRRTEDVAEALRRHAPQGVDVYFDNVGGEVLDAAVRSLARGGRVVLCGAVSQYNSENGVGGLPGYISLLINRARMEGFLVFDHADRYPEARARLREWVKEGSLKVVEDVVPGRVVDFPRLLLRQFDGGNTGKLLLRVED; from the coding sequence ATGGTGAACACCCAGGTGAGGCTGGCCGCGCGTCCCGTGGGCCTGCCCGGGGACGGCGACTGGACCGTCACCGAGGAACGTCTGCCGGCGCTGGAGACCGGCCAGGTGCTCGTACGCACCCTCTACGTCTCCATCGACCCGGCGATGCGGGGCTGGATGAGGGGCACCCCCTCCTACCTCCCCCCGCTGGGGCTCGGCGACGTCATGCGGGCCTGGACGATCGGCATGGTGGAGGACTCCCGCAACACGCTGTTCGCCGAGGGGGAGATCGTCACCGGGATGCTCGGCGTCCAGCGGTACGCCGTCACCGACGGCCGGGGGGTGACGAAGATCGACCCCGCGGAGGGGCCGGTTTCGGCCCACCTGGGGGTGCTGGGGGTGCCCGGACTGAGCGCCTACATCGGCATGCTGGACATCGGCCGCCCGCGCGAGGGCGAGACGGTGGTCGTGTCCGCCGCCGCCGGGGCCGTCGGCAACGTGGCCGGCCAGCTCGCCAGGATCCACGGCTGCCGCGTCATCGGCGTCGTGGGGGGCCAGGAGAAGTGCCGCCACGTCGTGGAGGACCTCGGGTTCGACGCCGCCGTCGACCGCCGCACCGAGGACGTCGCCGAGGCGCTGCGGCGCCACGCCCCGCAGGGGGTGGACGTCTACTTCGACAACGTCGGGGGAGAGGTGCTGGACGCGGCGGTCCGCTCCCTCGCCAGAGGCGGGCGGGTGGTGCTCTGCGGGGCCGTCAGCCAGTACAACTCCGAGAACGGCGTGGGCGGGCTGCCCGGCTACATCAGCCTGCTGATCAACCGTGCCCGGATGGAGGGCTTCCTGGTCTTCGACCATGCGGACCGCTACCCCGAGGCCCGTGCCCGGCTCCGGGAGTGGGTCAAGGAGGGCAGCCTGAAGGTGGTGGAGGACGTCGTGCCCGGCCGGGTCGTGGACTTCCCGCGGTTGCTGCTGCGCCAGTTCGACGGCGGCAACACCGGCAAGCTGCTGCTCCGCGTCGAGGACTGA
- a CDS encoding flavin reductase family protein, producing MAVDANVFREVFGALPTAVAVVTANGPHGPSGLACNTVAAVSLRPPLLLVCVDRGSLTLGAIRDSGAFVVNYLLAGRGELCDRFAGKLPDKFSGVSHVASVVAAGAPVLTEDSLAVAECVLTEAVETGDHWILIGLIEHATVYGGTPLTYFRRRYDSWPEARPAGSAAVREVV from the coding sequence ATGGCTGTCGATGCGAATGTCTTCCGTGAGGTCTTCGGAGCGCTGCCCACCGCCGTCGCCGTCGTGACGGCCAACGGCCCCCACGGGCCGTCCGGGCTGGCCTGCAACACCGTCGCCGCGGTGTCGCTGCGTCCGCCGCTGCTGCTGGTCTGCGTCGACCGCGGCTCGCTCACCCTGGGAGCGATCAGGGACTCGGGCGCGTTCGTGGTCAACTACCTGCTCGCCGGCCGGGGGGAGCTGTGCGACAGGTTCGCCGGCAAACTCCCGGACAAGTTCTCCGGCGTGTCCCACGTCGCGTCGGTGGTCGCCGCGGGCGCGCCCGTCCTCACCGAGGACTCGCTGGCCGTGGCCGAGTGCGTGCTGACCGAGGCGGTCGAGACGGGGGACCACTGGATCCTCATCGGGCTCATCGAACACGCCACCGTCTACGGCGGGACACCGCTGACCTACTTCCGCCGCCGGTACGACTCCTGGCCGGAGGCACGCCCGGCGGGCTCGGCCGCCGTCCGAGAGGTCGTCTGA